The region gtctcttctcggcggagtccgggaagtgaacacggtttctgggttatgtttgacgtaagtaggagttcaggatcacttcttgatcattactagttgacgaccattccgcttgttctcttctcgctcttctttgcgtatgttagccaccatatatgcttagtcgctgctgcaacctcaccactttacccctaactttccctttaagctttgctagtcttgatacccatggtaatgggattgctgagtcctcgtggctcacagattactacaacaacagttgcaggtacagattttgcgatgatcatgacgcgagagcgatgcttgcttgcgttgatttcttcttctgcttcttcgatcaggggataggctccaggtcggcagccttggctagcagggtggatgtcatttgagtttctgtttgtggttcatccgAAGTCGGATGttactcttatgtattgtgatgttgtatttgtgtggcattgtatgccttatgtatgtattcccatctattatgtaatgttgatgtgatgatatccactttgcaaaagcgtttcaatatgcgggtctatccttggtgggaccttcgagttccttttggatagggtcgcatattgggcgtgacacttccCCTCGGATCTTCACCgtttttgcggatcgagatggccccgaagagagaaacgtaagctcctccgatccctccaattagtttttgcaaacttgcttTCGATTCGACGCATTATTTGCTTCAAATGCCTCATATTTTTGAATTTAAGATTGTTTTAGCTTGATTGTAGTTGTAGTTCTTAGTTCTtagttcttagttctttagtaagCATGTTGATATGATGCATATTGGAGTAAACAAAAAAATATATGATGCAAGTAGTGGATTTTGTTGGAGTAAATATGATATGGTATGATTTTCCATATGTTTAGGTCTGCAACAGTGGTACAACCATCGCCCCTTCATCTCCAACACGACCCGGCCGGCTTGCCACTTCCGTACGTGTACGAGTCTTGCCCCGAGCTTCTGCAGCCGGTGACCGCTTTTTCAGACGAGATCCTACAGGAGACGAGGGCAGTGCGGTGGCACGAGAGGGCAGAACGGATCTCCGATGGTCAGAAGTGTTGGGCGCAGAGCGCGAAGGAGTGGAAGAGAGTGATTGCAGAGATGGAGGGAGATCCAACTATCTCCCGAGAACGCCGGGAATGGAACATTGAAGCTGCCAAGCAGCGCTCCAACTGGGAGCTGCGCAATTTGGGCCGGCGGATCTACTTCGAGAGCAATGCGGAGGAGAGAGCCAGGATGCCGCCCCCAAGTGCATCAGCGTTCGATGTCATCAACTGGACAAGGGCGGAGGCGAAAACTCCAGCGGGCAAGGCAAGGTGGGACTGCTTGAACGGTCGGATGCCGACCAGCTTTTCGCCTCCGCCTGAACCGGTGGATCCGCTGTCGTATCTGTCTCCACGGCCATGCCTAACATACGAGGGGGAAGATTTGTCCGCCCCATAAACATGTCGATTGCATATGTATCTCTGTTTTAGCAGGGGTTGTCAAACTATGTGGACAAGTTTGCTATTTGCTATTTCCTACTTATGAATCTATGTGTAAACTGTTTGATATTTGCTATGTGAAACCTTCATTATTATGTGAGCTCATATTTTGCTATTTGTGAAACCATGTGAAACTTGTGACAAAACGAACTATGTGAAACCGTTTGTTGGCTTTCTTTGTGAGCTCATATTTTGCTATCTTTGTGAAACTATGTGATAAAACTTTACAAAAGAAACAATCACTAAAAAAATGTGAGCTCAAATtttagggtctatattgtttttgaAAAGAAGCAAAAATTAAACTTATAAACCATAAAACACAGGACcaccgccaaggaccctggcggtagGACGAACGTACCTCCCGCCAGGGCACCTCGATATATCGTTACAGAAACTTTAGAAGGCAAAGCCCCATCCACACTTTACCGCCACGGGGGCTGGCGGTAAGGTTTAACATGctaccgccagggtccctggcggtaggctACTTGTCCACATCAGCACGGGCAAACGGCGGCCGTCGccctccgtcgcaccctaccgccagggaccctggcggtagCATGTCTAACCCTACCGCCAAAACCCGTAACGGTAGCgaaagggtcagatctcgaaaaTTTTCAAAACCAGGGTCAAATCCTAAATTTGTATCGAAAAAGGGTCAGAACACGAAATTCGACCGGCTGGCACAGTGGATGCGAATCCACGAGCTCATCGACCACAACCGGTTGGCGTGATGGGTCGCACGGGACTCAGGATGCAGTCTTTGTCGAGGATTTCGGAAGCCTTTCAGGCCATACATACTTCCCTAGTCGGCAAAAATCTGACGGGACAGGACCTCCGCTAAATCCACATCTTTTTTTCCTGGCCGATGCACCGAGCTCTGTCGGCCGAGGGTAACGATACCGAGTGAGAAAGGTGAACATCAGACTATATTTCGCATGGTTATCAGAAAAAAGAGAGACTATACTTCACATGAGCGTGCCATCAGTTCATCACTCAAATGAACGCGTCGTCACCCAGAAGTATCGGCCTCTTACGACTGCACATCCTTCAATATCCTGGGAATACTGAAACTAGCCAGCAATCCGAAAGATTCATTTATTGAACACGACAAAACTGGAAAGAGTATCACTGCGCAGCTCGGCAACACGATGCCACAACATCCGTAATTACATGCACACAGAATCACACCCTATCTCGCAGCGGAGAAATTTTTACCGAACAAGGCATGGGCAGCAACACGCGGTCTGATGGTGCATGGCGACTGGTCGGAGAGATCCATCAGGTATACTACACGCCGGCGGGCTTGGACCCAGACCCACGGCCTTCCTCCCGCGCGGCGGCGTTGGCGGACACGTAGTACACGAGGCAGAAGacggcgtgcacgaaacaaaggatGCCGCCGATGGAGAGGAAGCGGTGCCGCACCACCCCGCACTCCGCCATTACCTTCTTGGAGTTCGGCAGCGCACCGAGGATCAGCAGCGCCAGTCCCACCAGCAGAACCATCCTGGCAATCATAAACATGTTGACATTTTGTGCGTGTTCTTCGAATCGAACCACGGGAACCGGAAAAGCATGCAGGAGTTGATAGTATTTTTGGTGGTGATGTTGCGGCTCATGCTTGGCGTGCGTAGGACAGGAGCGTACCATGTGAGGACCAGGGCGAAGGACGCCATCTGCCGGTTGGGCGACGAGCGCCGGCCGCCGGAGCAGCAGGGCCACGTGCAGGAGCAGCCGCCGACGATATTGGCGATGGCGTGCGACGCAGCCAGCACCGCGGCCGCCGCGATGCCGAGCTTGTAAGCCTGTGGGACAGGCTGCCTGCACTCGATGAAAAGTACCTTCAGGTGCCTCCCCTGCAAGACAAGAGTAATCAAATTTTGCCATGAAACATCACCAGACAACAACGAAATCCCTGCTTCTTGCCGACACGGCCTACCTGGCTCTGAGCTTTCTCCGCGTGAATTCCAAGGACGCCGGCGGCGACATCCATGGCGACGATGAGGAGGCAGACGACCACCGCTTCAACTCTCGCCATGGCTTCTACAACCTTGGTTCTCCTCCCCTCCTGTCGACTGTCGTTGTGGTGAAAATGGAGGAGCGGCGGCGTGGGCACGACGGGCAGGCTAGGGTGTCGCTACTAGACGAGTGTGCAGCGAAGATGCTTTAGGTCTCGGCTTTTGATGTTCTTTATTGTTTAATATCTCTGCGTTGGTTTTCTTTACCGATTCCTCTCAGTGCTCCCACCAGAAAGGCAGAAGCTCTGCTAGGCTCTGCTTAACACCAAAGAAAGAGGCGAATGTTAAGGTGACACGAGCCGACAGGGCGCGAGACATCGATAGCACTGCTAATTACCCGTCATATCACTCTATGAGTGAGATTTTCCTGAATCCCATTCACCAGGATTACCTCCAGCGATTAATCTGCATCCTCACTAAAGTTTATCCGTAATCCATAGACTTACAGCTCTGTATTACTTCAAATTGTGCAACTTTCATACTGATGGTCCCAATCTATTCTTCAAGTTCAAGTTATGGTCAGAAGAAACAGATCGTTATGATGGTGTGTATATACGTAGCTGGAAAAGGCATTGGAGACTGATTCGACGTActagaagaaagagaaacaaaaggtATACAAACGTTGGGCTGTGCATCCGCGCTGGCGTATGGCCGCCAGCCTGCGAAACAGCCGCTTTGCTAGCTGAATGGGCGATGTGGCGTGCAATAGAACCATCTGGTGTGCGGTGGTGTGGCTTTCGGAGATGGTGCTCAGTTTCTACTGTACGACGATGGATATAGGGTGTCGATCCAGGACGGAGGAAGTTTTGTTGTCCTTAAGGGCAACAACATTTTAAAAACGCCTTGACTTTATTGTTAAGCAAACATGCCTCTTTCGGAGATGGTGCTCAGTTTCTACTGTACTTCCTACTATGAAAAGAAGGCTTTTACGTATATTGTCTAAAGTCAAAGAGTGCAAAGTTTAATCAAATTTATAAAAAAAATAGGAAAACATTTAGTTTAAGCCGGATGATTTTCATCTCGCGGAAACCACCTCCTTCTTACGACGCGTGTCCCACGTGGGCCTCACCACTCGCACGCCTTATCACAGGCCCCGTCGTTTCCCACCGCAAAAAATCCTATTCTCTCTTCCCTCGATTCCTCTTCTTCCCTCGTCCTCGTCTCTTTCACTGAGGCAGCAGCAAGACGCAGATGTGAGTATGGAGACGCCGGAGGAGATGCCTAGTCGCGCctgagggagtgctggattagggggttctcggacagccggactatatacttatgccggactgttgaactataaagatacaagattgaagacttcgtcccgtgtctgggtaggactctcctttgcgtggaaggcaagcttggcaattcggatatgtagatttccttctctgtaaccgactctatgtaaccctagccccctccggtgtctatataaaccggagggtttagtccataggacaacaacaatcgtaatcataggctagcttctagggtttagcctctacgatctcgtggtatatcaactcttgtaatactcatatcatcaagatcaatcaagcaggaaatagggtatcacctccatagagagggcccgaacctgggtaaacattgtgtcccccgcctcctattaccattagccttggacacacagttcgggaccccctatccgagatccgccggttttgacaccgacattggtgctttcattgaaagttccactgtgtcatcacgctaaggcttgatggctccttcaatcatccgcaacgatgcgatccagggtgaggttttcctcccggacagatcttcgtattcggcggcttcgcaccgcgggccaactcgcttggccatctggagcagatcgatagctacgcccctggccatcaggtcaggtttggaagcctgaactacactgccgatatccgcggagacttgatcttcgacggattcgaacctatCACAGGTGCGCcctacagtcgcgatgagcatgacctagatctgccatcggacggtgttcaggagatagCACCTACAGCTGCCCTGGCTTTaattccggagcagatcgtgccatctgaggacgggtggatggaccccgccacggaggccgcacactcagtggcGATAGAACCGAACACAGATCCCACTCCTAAGGAGATCTATGTCTTCGGACCCTCGGACTCTTCTCCGACCaggggctccgaaccgcgtgcatccgtgcccatcggacctgactgggcaccggtcatggagtttagctccgcggttatatttcagcactcgcccttgggcgatgtgctaagctcattaaaatctctctccctgtcaggagactcttggccgagctatgtccggcttgagtgggaagcggatgacgaagaaatttgtttcccacccaccacccacttaatagccactgtcgacgactcaaccgacatgcttgattttgactccggagacatcgacggtatgaatgacgatgccggagaagaacaggaaccaccgcccacacggcgctggacagccacctcatcatatgatatatacatggtggacacacccaaaaaaACAACggtgaggaacggaaggatgcaacggaggacaaTCCTCTTGGgaagcaaccaaagcgccgacgtcagcggcgccgctctaaatcccgccacagcaaagacATCGATAAcggcacaagaaagaataataccctggTCGACTCCAAAGGTAAcgatgaccccatggacccagcaatggagcaggatgagccaggggacgttgAACATAGTTCGGGGCCGCTAtccgatcacagcgatgccgaagataaaacttataaacctgtctccgaagaggagaacagtccggaggaCGATGTACTTATCATCCCAgaaaagcacttggaacaagagaacctccacaagaGGCTTATCgctaccgcgaggagcttgaagaagcagaagcaaaggcttaaggccgcaggatacgctcaaccacagatggaacaaagtgctcgacactgacaaaaaatacggtggcgatcgccacacaaagagctacccaaagcgcaggttgctgcccgaattcgacaacAAGGCTATAGAGCCCGAAAAACAATACGCCCGATctaccggaccgaccaccccgtggccgagacagagcggctaatgaCGCCGCAGACAAAtcagcacacgatctacgtgagcacctggacaaaagagtcagtatggccaggtccatctatggatccaggaaGCATGCTCCTACGCAGCATCACAGCCACCAAAACGAgtatactgatcgaataccagctcaaaatcaacaccgaacactacatccGTCGGAGCATGCCACGACATATCGAAATACAGGGGTgctgtgcaccccctgtgcttcaccgatgaggtgctggatcatgaatttccagtggaatttaaacccgtaaacatagaggcatacgatggaacgacagaccctgcagtgtggattgaggactttattcttcacatccgcatggctcacggagacgatctccacgccatcaaataactGTCCCTcatgttgaaaggaccagctcggcactggttgaaaaacctccccgaaaactcaattggaagttgggaggaacttgaggacgcttttagggctaattttcaagggatctatgtccgacctccggatgcagacgatttaagtcacataatccaacaacccagagagtcagcctgtaagctttggaacagatttctcaccaagaagaaccaaatcgtcgtctgcccggacgccgaagccttagcggctttcaaacacagtgtccgggacgaatggctcgccagacacctcggccaggaaaaaccgaggacaatggcagccctaacaagccttatgacccgcttttgcgtgggcaaggacagttggttggcccgcagcggcaccagcgacccaggcacatccgaaatcagggacgaCAACGGGAAGCCGCAACGtaataaaaacaagcatcgaaataatgaagacagcccagacaacacggcggtaaacgccagattcaggggctctcgacccggtcaatggaaaaagccatctaaaggcagcagagatggaccgtccagcctaaacaaaatcctAGATAGATCATGTCAGATttatggcacccccgagaaacctgcgaatcacaccaatagagaatgctgggtcttcaagcaggccggcaagctaaacgccaaacacatgggagggagccgccaagtgaagacgaggacaaaccaagccagccgaacactgggggacagaaaaaattccaccagaggtcaaaacagtgaacatgatttacgcaacccacataccaaataggaagcgcaaatgcgcactccgagacgtatagcaTGTAGAACccatcgcccccaaattcaacccatggtcaaccttcccgatcactttcgatcgcagggatcatccgactagtatccggcatggaggttcggctgccttggtgctcaacccaataattaacggataccatctcacccgagtcctcatggacggcggcagtagtcttattctgatatatcaggacactatccgcaagatggggatagacccgtcaagaatcagccaaagcaatactacctttaaaggagtaataccaggcgtagaggcccactgcacgggctctctaacactagaggttgtattcggttctcccgacaacttccgaagtgaagaactaatctttgacattgctccattccgaggcggctaccatgcactactcgaaagaacggccttctctcgtttcaatgcagttccgcattatgtctatcttaaacttaagatgctcggtccatgtggcgtcatcacaattagcagaaatacagagcgctccctgcgtgcggaagaatatgtggcggctctagcagccgaaccactgacTGGCCTGCCAACCCAAGTAGCTAATCGGTCGTCGAAGACCACGTACACGTCTAGACGTGTTCGGCGCACCACTatttgtagcagcccagataaacctgagcttgactaACGGCTAtacccccatatgtggtgctaggggctgcccgcacaAAAGAATCCATAGTTCGGTTGGATCCTATTTACACTCAAGAAATTGAattctcatggttcattaagaGTAACCAACTTTCCGCACGGTCACACCAGACTCTTTCACCTCggcttttcctttttcctttaCAGATGACCatggtgctacacccttccaggatacgacacaacggagacaaaggcgcagacgtgcagcgaggccccgttcaaaggtttctttttagattaagaccctgtgtaaacctttttttctCATCTCTTGTTGGTTCAAACCCTCTTGGTCGGCGTTATTGCAAGTTTATTATTCGCCGATCTAAAGTAGACATTACGAGGGCATCAACCAATGTGTTTTTAAGAAATATGCTCTCACCACAGTCGCTCTTTCGTCAcgccagactaatgcacgtacctggaaattcagggttcattatcgagggcggtacgtagcccagtatatgttgtaaagtctgaataccttcgggagtgttcagcgtcgcgagtttggccttatatgcatcagctccgaatcatgtctttggtcaatagttgggtttgcccggctcctgtgtttttctaccttacgttccgctttatcggctaaggtggcaccgggagaactactacgattgtgccctggttcatctggatgagaacctcagtagagaaagccaaaaaatgactgtcatgataaagcgagagactggtcaaccactcgatgacctagcggaatctttgcgattcctccgcattaacgaaggaccggtttcccggtcacgtatgtacacgcaccgtattcggatgagcgcagacataccaggggctatatagtggccccaccgtcaaactcatatggctaagtgaaagtgttaaagctatatagtctgattgccttgttcgccgcgccatcacctccttaacagaccaagacgttggatcaagtgtgattacgcgctttgctgaacgcccccgcattatatgcgtgtggGCCGAagacgacgactgcaaactttcaggttatatacatacataaacggccacacaggaggcactacaatactttacgggcaaaagtataaatatagcctttattatcaaaagcattgtttttacaatcaagatacatgtcattggaacatggtattctttgagcaccgagcctctattaaacgggcaccttctaggacttcttcaaaatagtgctcggacgagtcctgacccccgggcggacccctggttgcaatatcggtggcctccatcttcgccaatatgtcttaacacgggcaagagccatctgcgcaccctctatgcacgccgacctcttaacAGCGTCGATATGCAGCACAACACGAagaaatcgttgcaccaaaccaaaataactacccGGGCTCGGTTCCTTCGGCCATGGAtgatccacgacagccttcatggcaagcccggacaacctatggagctcggcccactcggccatttgctcattcaacaacaGCGGACGCTTTAGGgcactaaactgcgaccagaacaatctttccacctcatgatctttccgatccttgaaATACTCCatcgcatcagcaacactctttgctaaatccaagtatgcgtctgcagaactccacaattgatcaagaggggcatatttCGGATAGCTGAACttcgttcgcaataaaaagggcttccagccgcgatatcaccggcttgtcgaagctcctcccgtgccgctctgattttagagcgagtttcctttgctTCTTGCAAGGCCTTCTCCAGGTCATCCGTTTTCGTTTGGTTTTCCCTTTtcagaagctcatatcggctggcggcattttgtagctcaatagccatgttggctattttatcctcaTTTTGGCGATGtgcagcctattcggcttttaaTTCTTtggctgccttcagggcggccgcatcacttctcctggcttgctccttggctcgggcaagttctgcccgaagggtctccacggcggcaactccatctgcagtcaaagcatactaTAAATTCTAGCATCATGCTCTCCTTAATATTTGCTAACCacccgaatatacataccctgtgcctcgtcaagccgcttgtttgcAAGCATGATGtctgcatccgccacatcaagttgccgccttaattcggcaaattcagcagtccggtcagccaccAGATCTGCAGCCGCCTACGCACAAAAGCAGCTCTATCATTACCTAAGAGTATGATCCTATGCTCGCCTTGTCTGGacggcaactagagtctcaggggctactatctatacaaagtacACCTTGCGTGTGCGGTacggtcaaatatatatatatcaatttgcgtacctcaaagcctcttagcaggctcgtaaaagcttcattcaacccgcttttgtggatgaaatcctctcaagcaCCAtagccattaaggtacgatgtgcctctgagatagccgcttgctccagaagacccatcaatgtgtccggttgtacacAGGACAATCCCGGGCTCTTTCTGttggtctccttaggagccgagaactccggacttcgggcggcctaagagttaccttctggcctttgcggatcaggagaaatcctccgggacgacacctcagggtcgtccgcctcatgaggcagggaagcaggaggaggcgtttcgctctccatcatctccggaagaagatcccccgaagacgaacattgttcagaagggctatgagccggactgcaaaacatatgtctcggcTGTTATTCTCAGGAAAAGAGCAGTGCGTATTTACTAAagtgcctttgttcacttacggctcggttgaCGGCTGGCCCCCTGATGGGTGAtgtgcggtaaggatgccctccggggcagggccccctggtgaaggtttcttccctcgtttggaaacctccgtttccaagttTTCAGGGGCGGTCCTTTTCTTCTCGTGGGGAGAGGGGATCCTAGATTTGCCTCCCCGATCATCCTCCAACACGAAGGCAGTAATTCCCCTGGTTAGGGTGCGCAACGTATGAAGCCCGCTCTTGGCTTCTCTATGCCTCCCCTCGTCTTCtcgtgatggcacttgataaggtgtacgagccagcatcctggttagtacaggatccggcgagccttcgggaagagggtccGAAcatctgatcctctccgcctttcttatccagtcctggccgagggttatttttcagaataatgttgtgacaaatataatgacaacatgttcggtcgcggagttacttacttgggtatctggacggttgcagttgagacccgcatcctcggtggtgtccggacactttattcgtgatccgaagaataatcaatacatcccttcgagcgtcacgctgaagaagtgttgaatggttcgcggtccttccggattgaactcccacatacggagagatcgacgttggcatggcaggatccgacgaactaacattacttgaattactttgacgagactgatatccctcttgaggagatctcggatgcggctttgcaatgtcagcacgtcattaactggtccccggtgagggagtcctggattaaggggtcctcgaaaagccggactatatactttggccggactgttggactatgaagatacaagattgaagacttcgtcccgtgtccggatgggactctcctttgcgtggaaggcaagcttggcaattcggatatgtagatctccttctctgtaaccgactctgtgtaaccctagccccctccggtgtctatataaaccggagggtttagtacgtaggacaacaacaatcatcataggatagcttctagggtttagcctctacgatctcgtggtagatcaactcttgtaatactcatatcatcaagatcaatcaagcaagaagtagggtattacctccatagagagggcccgaacctgggtaaaacatcatgtcccctgcctcctgttaccattagccttagacgctcagtttgggaccccctacccgagatccgccggttttgacaccgacattggtgctttcattgagagttccactgtgccgtcccgataaggcttgatggttcgccttgttgtcaaggacaacatcacctctggaggaaccctggttgtaggccagactctccggttgggcggtttcgtcatggccgcccgttcggctgctacgccgacaatgacttctcaggtcatcaagaacaaCCTCCGCGTCAGCTCaggattcaccgagcagatggatccaatggagctctcctccctgaacgagctcttggatcgcatcgccgccctgggagtcgctacggacaatgatcggatcaggcttaaacccgaccagagggagattaactctccgccggtcacccatcagatagcggtggtggaggaacaaaaaaacgattcttcctctattttgaggacgaactatgtccagattcccaagctctccgagccggatacccatctacGGGAAGACATGGCCCAGGATCCGAACTTAGAATCGAGCGACATgccacaaatattgggcaacatcctggagccCGAGTTGCCTAGCTCGGGAgctcctttgcccctgggtctcagatcggatcAGGATTTGGACTtaagtctacccacccacccagacacaagtgatctttcccacattagacaagagctcgaagagacagtacatcacttttgggccagattcctccttataATGAGCAAGGTTCAAGACTGTCATGAGAAATacacaatctcattcttttgcaaaaattgcacggacaagggaattctcaacgccataagtcaccgtgacatagcacacttcgccgacttggtggccatagtacagaagtactgtgtgatggaaagtgcctggaaaacccaaacaaaattatgGGATCCTCTGACTCTGACTAAACCCCTCTTCCGAACTAAAAGGGTTCGCTGtcgcaagtcacccaatccaatcacaaagaagccaaagccctctaTAGGGCGTGga is a window of Triticum dicoccoides isolate Atlit2015 ecotype Zavitan chromosome 2B, WEW_v2.0, whole genome shotgun sequence DNA encoding:
- the LOC119367651 gene encoding uncharacterized protein LOC119367651 gives rise to the protein MARVEAVVVCLLIVAMDVAAGVLGIHAEKAQSQGRHLKVLFIECRQPVPQAYKLGIAAAAVLAASHAIANIVGGCSCTWPCCSGGRRSSPNRQMASFALVLTWMVLLVGLALLILGALPNSKKVMAECGVVRHRFLSIGGILCFVHAVFCLVYYVSANAAAREEGRGSGSKPAGV